The following proteins are co-located in the Saccharomycodes ludwigii strain NBRC 1722 chromosome V, whole genome shotgun sequence genome:
- the CTF18 gene encoding Ctf18p (similar to Saccharomyces cerevisiae YMR078C | CTF18 | Chromosome Transmission Fidelity), which yields MSDPLSHYCQQQNENTITYTSSTGKFITIKKKEQQGISNPDNNIISNSSFWKNGSNYGIDINTLMDNINKKKEEKQKQHDHNRSTTNKNSTDKNNTNKGTLWAEKWRPSLFLDLVGNEKNNRKILKWLRHWAPLVFQEDLPKNFFTNSIVNTSNKDVDIKEDLEKDILQRPAKKILLIYGSPGIGKTTVAHVLSKQAGFTPREINASDERAGTKLKDKLTNTLFNASVDKNDSPVCLICDEIDGSIENGIIKNLIDILNKDIVATKELGHSVVVSATDNVAKNKLKSKTKALRSKILTRPIIIICNNLYSKPLEKLRSYCEIIHFHKPNEKELLTRLELICKTEKINASKKTLMKLIEICQSDIRNCINNLQFLSNNNSTQGAGLITLDVDINNNEDNNQNIEKDVPLPWYQLVQLIFQKNPKIDGSIIFLTLLNKLELQSFSTIDRIISGCFNNYSIVKYSDIGSVNKPSALSNWLYFYDLLQGKIYSTNGGTEFEVLRYAYVIPLVFHELFADVTNFRNNHAIDFQFGNKFSSLELRNKISNLRNIVDLIKKNLTPCDLYIYYNSNSQIFINELLPYVNILLNTDYLKTITDSNLRNKVVSENIIPLIHINIPVLKFIVNGKNEQFLDVSPPIYKIVEFGTEENNYGNVNMMLKRNICYKYLLSKLEEYKINNKRKRSYENEKNTSGSVTNTNNSNKKVKKSNIVNNDNIVNHNISSTSPSSTNTGSFTSIAPTLDNNTDKRGKSKPTNAFEFFKMKTVVPLSDKDVRNGADGIVTIANDMNKNKKEGLKVEEDRVWVKYKEGFSNAVRKKVTWKTLFE from the coding sequence ATGTCTGATCCTTTATCACATTATTGCcaacaacaaaatgaaaatactATTACATATACCTCTTCTACTGGTAAATTCATTACaatcaaaaagaaagaacAACAAGGAATATCAAATCccgataataatattattagcaaCTCTTCTTTCTGGAAAAATGGCTCCAATTATGGAATTGACATTAATACTTTAAtggataatattaacaaaaaaaaagaggaaaaacaaaaacaacatgATCATAATAGATCCACTACTAACAAGAATAGTACCGATAagaataatactaataaagGCACTTTATGGGCAGAGAAATGGAGGCcgagtttatttttagatttagTTGGCAATGAGAAgaataatagaaaaatattgaaatgGTTAAGGCATTGGGCACCCTTAGTTTTTCAAGAGGACTTGccaaaaaactttttcacCAATAGCATTGTTAATACAAGTAATAAAGATGTGGACATCAAAGAAGATTTAGAAAAGGATATATTACAACGACCTGCCAAGAAGATTTTACTGATATACGGTTCTCCAGGAATTGGAAAGACCACTGTTGCACATGTATTGTCGAAGCAAGCCGGATTTACTCCAAGGGAAATTAATGCAAGTGACGAAAGGGCCGGTACCAAACTTAAGGATAAACTAACCAACACATTATTTAACGCTTCCgttgataaaaatgattcACCTGTTTGTTTAATTTGTGATGAAATTGATGGAAGTATAGAAAATGggattattaaaaatttgatcGATATACTTAATAAGGATATTGTAGCAACCAAGGAACTAGGACATAGTGTAGTTGTGTCAGCCACGGATAATGttgcaaaaaataaactgaAGAGTAAGACTAAGGCATTGAGAAGCAAGATATTGACAAGACCAATCATAATTATCTGTAACAATTTATATTCTAAGCCATTGGAAAAACTAAGATCTTATTGTGAAATCATCCATTTCCATAAACCCAATGAAAAGGAGTTGCTAACTAGGTTAGAGTTAATTTGtaaaactgaaaaaattaacgcCTCTAAAAAAACATTGATGAAATTAATTGAAATTTGTCAGTCTGATATTAGAAACTGTATCAATAATTTGcaatttttatcaaataataacagcaCTCAGGGCGCAGGCTTGATTACTCTAGATGTtgatatcaataataacgaGGATAACAACCAAAACATTGAAAAAGATGTTCCATTGCCTTGGTATCAGTTAGTTCAATTaatattccaaaaaaatccTAAAATTGATGGGtccataatttttttgacacttttaaataaattggaacTGCAATCGTTTTCCACTATAGATCGTATTATTAGCGGTTGCTTTAATAATTACTcaattgtaaaatattCAGATATTGGCAGCGTCAATAAACCAAGTGCATTAAGTAACtggctttatttttatgatcTTTTACAGGGGAAAATATACAGCACCAATGGTGGTACTGAATTTGAAGTTCTGAGATACGCCTATGTGATTCCACTGGTATTCCACGAGCTTTTTGCAGATGTCACCAATTTCAGAAATAATCACGCTATCGATTTCCAATTTGGTAATAAGTTCTCCAGTCTAGAATTGAGAAATAAAATCTCAAATTTACGGAATATAGtggatttaataaaaaaaaacctaaCTCCGTGcgatttatatatatattacaatAGCAATAGCCAAATTTTCATAAATGAGTTATTGCCGTATGTTAATATTCTATTAAATACTGATTACTTGAAAACTATTACTGATTCTAATTTAAGAAATAAAGTGGTTtctgaaaatattataccATTAATTCATATTAACATACCTgttttgaaatttattgttaatgGTAAGAATGAGCAATTTTTGGACGTATCACCGCCAATATACAAAATTGTAGAGTTTGGAACTGAGGAGAATAATTATGGTAACGTTAACATGATGTTGAAAAGGAATATttgttataaatatttactttcaaaattagaagaatataaaattaataataaaagaaagagaagttatgaaaatgagaaaaatACCAGTGGTTCTGTTACAAACAcaaacaatagtaataaaaaagttaaaaaatcaaatattgttaacaatgataatatagTTAATCACAACATTTCTAGTACATCACCAAGTAGCACAAATACAGGGTCATTTACTAGTATTGCTCCAACTCTTGATAACAATACAGACAAAAGGGGGAAAAGCAAACCTACAAACGCATTTgagttttttaaaatgaaaaccGTGGTACCATTGTCTGATAAAGATGTTAGGAACGGCGCTGATGGGATTGTTACTATTGCTAATgatatgaataaaaataaaaaagagggACTTAAAGTTGAGGAAGATAGAGTATGGGTTAAATATAAAGAGGGATTTTCTAATGCAGTTAGGAAAAAAGTTACATGGAAAACtttatttgaataa
- a CDS encoding SEC14 family lipid-binding protein (similar to Saccharomyces cerevisiae YMR079W | SEC14 | SECretory (paralog of YKL091C | putative phosphatidylinositol/phosphatidylcholine transfer protein)), whose protein sequence is MVATAEELYNSFPHTPAPDALPGTFGKLNETQTAAVKKLREILTEKGFTKRLDDLTLLRFLRARKFDVGQAQIMFEECEKWRKSFGTDTILEDFHYDEKPLVAKYYPQYYHKTDKDGRPVYIEELGSVNLTEMYKITTQERMLKNLVWEYESFEKYRLPACSRKAGHLVETSCTILDLKGISITAAAQVLSYVREASYIGQNYYPERMGRFYLINAPFGFSAAFRLFRPFLDPVTVSKIFILGSSYKKDLLKQIPEENLPVKFGGKSEVSEKEGGLLLSDIGPWRDPKYIGPEGEAPKAFEL, encoded by the coding sequence atGGTCGCCACTGCAGAAGAATTATACAACTCATTCCCCCATACGCCAGCTCCAGATGCATTACCAGGGACTTTTGgtaaattaaatgaaacACAAACTGCTGCTGTAAAAAAGTTGCGAGAAATCTTGACTGAAAAGGGGTTCACTAAAAGATTAGATGATTTGACTCTATTAAGATTTTTAAGAGCCAGAAAATTTGATGTCGGGCAAGCCCAAATCATGTTTGAAGAATGTGAAAAGTGGAGAAAATCATTTGGCACAGATACCATATTAGAAGATTTCCATTATGATGAAAAACCATTAGTTGCCAAATATTATCCACAATACTATCATAAAACAGATAAAGATGGTCGTCCTGTTTATATTGAAGAATTAGGTTCAGTCAATTTAACAGAAATGTACAAGATCACTACCCAGGAGCgtatgttaaaaaatttggtttGGGAATATGAATCTTTTGAGAAATATAGATTGCCTGCTTGTTCCAGAAAAGCTGGTCATTTGGTGGAAACATCGTGCACTATTTTAGATTTGAAAGGTATTTCCATAACTGCAGCTGCTCAAGTATTAAGTTATGTCAGAGAAGCTTCTTATATTGgtcaaaattattatcctGAACGTATGGGTAGGTTTTATTTGATCAATGCTCCATTTGGTTTTAGCGCTGCTTTCAGGTTATTTAGACCATTTTTAGATCCGGTTACTGTTTCTAAGATTTTCATTTTAGGTTCCtcttataaaaaagatttattaaagcAAATTCCTGAAGAAAACTTGCCTGTTAAGTTTGGTGGTAAATCTGAAGTGAGCGAGAAAGAAGGTGGTTTATTGTTAAGTGATATTGGGCCATGGAGGGATCCCAAGTATATTGGACCAGAAGGTGAAGCACCAAAAGCTTTTGAGTTGtag